A part of Haloarchaeobius sp. HME9146 genomic DNA contains:
- a CDS encoding DUF1028 domain-containing protein, whose protein sequence is MTFSICVRETYEDDDGDEQTRFGVAVTTRLPGVGALCPWVSENGAVSTQSLTNVRLGRKGIEYLDDGLAVADALQGLLNADDNAPARQLHGVGHEGEFAFTGDECMDWAGDRVGENYTVAGNLLAGEGVVDAVAEEYEAGDRDEPLAKRLVDALEAGQAAGGDKREDLTIQSAALRVATTEERDPEPYYDDLRVDATETPISDLRETYELAREGFEAALEKYGDAYEDDDMDAVSDA, encoded by the coding sequence ATGACCTTCAGCATCTGCGTGCGCGAGACGTACGAGGACGACGACGGCGACGAGCAGACCCGCTTCGGCGTCGCGGTGACCACCCGGCTGCCGGGCGTCGGCGCGCTGTGCCCCTGGGTCAGCGAGAACGGGGCCGTCTCGACACAGAGCCTGACCAACGTCCGGCTCGGACGGAAGGGCATCGAGTACCTCGACGACGGGCTCGCGGTCGCGGACGCCCTGCAGGGCCTCCTGAACGCCGACGACAACGCCCCGGCGCGCCAGCTCCACGGCGTCGGCCACGAGGGTGAGTTCGCGTTCACGGGCGACGAGTGCATGGACTGGGCCGGCGACCGTGTCGGTGAGAACTACACCGTCGCAGGCAACCTGCTCGCCGGCGAGGGCGTCGTCGATGCCGTGGCCGAGGAGTACGAGGCAGGCGACCGCGACGAGCCACTGGCGAAACGACTCGTGGACGCCCTGGAGGCGGGCCAAGCCGCAGGCGGGGACAAGCGCGAGGACCTCACCATCCAGAGCGCAGCCCTGCGCGTGGCGACCACCGAGGAGCGCGACCCCGAACCCTACTACGACGACCTCCGGGTCGACGCCACCGAGACGCCCATCTCGGACCTGCGCGAGACCTACGAGCTGGCGCGCGAGGGGTTCGAGGCCGCGCTGGAGAAGTA